In a genomic window of Curtobacterium sp. MCBD17_035:
- a CDS encoding magnesium and cobalt transport protein CorA has product MPVALNTVFVDQIAPISSTSLEETFRMVAEDQAAACLCLDHPTPEELGDVAVAFGLHELAVEDSAHGHQRPKLERYGDTLFTVLRPALYVDADEVVRFGEIHAFVGPRFFVAVVKEDPRGSVAITTALTRLAHKSGLVGAGPQAQLWALFDSIVDGYRPVADGLEEDINQIEDQLFAGVANTSRRIYELFGEVVDFQRATRPLVAMLEALHRGADKYHMPLELQRRFRDVLDHVIRITDRADTFRALLQNALTVDATLAAQKQNDDTKRISAWAAILFAPTLIAAIYGMNFTNMPELHWRYGYPLSIVAMVVFAVVLFVVFKVKRWF; this is encoded by the coding sequence ATGCCCGTCGCGCTCAACACCGTCTTCGTCGACCAGATCGCCCCGATCTCCTCGACCTCGCTCGAGGAGACCTTCCGGATGGTGGCGGAGGACCAGGCCGCCGCGTGCCTCTGCCTCGACCACCCCACGCCCGAGGAGCTCGGGGACGTCGCCGTGGCGTTCGGGCTGCACGAACTGGCCGTCGAGGACTCCGCCCACGGGCACCAGCGGCCGAAGCTCGAACGCTACGGGGACACCCTGTTCACGGTGCTGCGTCCCGCCCTCTACGTCGACGCCGACGAGGTCGTCCGGTTCGGTGAGATCCACGCGTTCGTCGGCCCCCGCTTCTTCGTCGCCGTCGTCAAGGAGGACCCGCGCGGGTCCGTCGCCATCACCACCGCCCTCACCCGCCTGGCGCACAAGTCCGGCCTGGTCGGCGCGGGACCGCAGGCACAGCTCTGGGCCCTGTTCGACTCCATCGTCGACGGGTACCGTCCCGTGGCCGACGGGCTCGAGGAGGACATCAACCAGATCGAGGACCAGCTGTTCGCCGGCGTCGCGAACACGTCGCGACGCATCTACGAGCTGTTCGGCGAGGTCGTCGACTTCCAGCGCGCGACCCGGCCGCTCGTCGCCATGCTCGAGGCGCTGCACCGCGGCGCCGACAAGTACCACATGCCCCTCGAGCTCCAGCGGCGGTTCCGCGACGTGCTCGACCACGTCATCCGGATCACGGACCGCGCCGACACGTTCCGTGCGCTGCTCCAGAACGCGCTGACGGTCGACGCCACCCTGGCGGCGCAGAAGCAGAACGACGACACCAAGCGCATCTCGGCGTGGGCCGCGATCCTGTTCGCCCCGACGCTCATCGCCGCGATCTACGGCATGAACTTCACGAACATGCCCGAGCTGCACTGGCGGTACGGGTACCCCCTGTCGATCGTCGCGATGGTCGTGTTCGCGGTCGTCCTGTTCGTCGTGTTCAAGGTCAAGCGGTGGTTCTGA
- a CDS encoding chloride channel protein encodes MVLTGAGPRAHSTPHWTLRIVVVTALVGVAGGVAGVSVWVALHLIQVVAFGFPFHTGDEAADEPDALHRFLAVFAAGLLAGVAWWALRRWGRPVVAVQGAVDGRHMPSLVTVANAGIQIVIVGLGASIGKEVAPREIGAWLSQQITDRAGLTRRETRILVACGAAAGLAAVYDVPLGGALFAVEVLLGEITFATALPAFATSAIAALVARAVVPVETLYTVPTLTLSPSLVVWAVLVGPVLGFAGIGFVRLTNRLQTARPRGWRVMIVMPVVFAGVGAVAIWFPQVLGNGRALGQAAFGTHLHDAAVLGLAPVLLVGVLSLAKTATTTATIGAGAAGGTLTPSIAIGATAGAFLGGAWLLVWPGSGLAAFAFIGAAAFLATTMRAPFTALVLVVEFTGQGPTILIPALLAVGGAVAVGYVLGRRRLVGVA; translated from the coding sequence GTGGTTCTGACCGGAGCCGGGCCGCGCGCGCACTCCACGCCGCACTGGACCCTCCGCATCGTCGTCGTCACCGCGCTCGTCGGGGTCGCGGGGGGCGTCGCCGGCGTCAGCGTGTGGGTCGCGCTGCACCTCATCCAGGTCGTCGCGTTCGGGTTCCCGTTCCACACGGGGGACGAGGCGGCGGACGAGCCGGACGCCCTGCACCGGTTCCTGGCGGTCTTCGCCGCGGGCCTCCTGGCCGGGGTCGCGTGGTGGGCGCTCCGCCGGTGGGGCCGCCCCGTCGTCGCCGTGCAGGGCGCGGTCGACGGCCGGCACATGCCGTCGCTCGTCACGGTCGCGAACGCCGGGATCCAGATCGTCATCGTCGGACTCGGAGCCTCGATCGGCAAGGAGGTCGCACCGCGTGAGATCGGGGCCTGGCTCAGCCAGCAGATCACCGACCGTGCCGGGCTGACCCGCCGCGAGACGCGGATCCTCGTCGCCTGCGGTGCCGCGGCGGGACTCGCCGCCGTGTACGACGTGCCGCTCGGCGGAGCGCTGTTCGCCGTCGAGGTCCTGCTCGGTGAGATCACCTTCGCCACCGCCTTGCCCGCGTTCGCGACGAGTGCGATCGCCGCGCTCGTCGCCCGGGCCGTCGTGCCCGTCGAGACCCTCTACACGGTGCCGACGCTCACCCTGTCGCCGTCGCTCGTCGTGTGGGCGGTGCTCGTCGGACCGGTGCTCGGCTTCGCCGGGATCGGGTTCGTCCGCCTGACGAACCGGCTGCAGACCGCACGACCGCGCGGGTGGCGCGTCATGATCGTCATGCCCGTCGTGTTCGCCGGTGTGGGAGCGGTCGCGATCTGGTTCCCCCAGGTCCTCGGCAACGGTCGCGCCCTCGGACAAGCGGCGTTCGGCACCCACCTGCACGACGCGGCGGTGCTCGGACTGGCCCCGGTCCTCCTGGTCGGCGTCCTGTCGCTGGCGAAGACCGCGACGACGACAGCGACCATCGGTGCCGGGGCCGCCGGTGGCACGCTCACCCCGTCGATCGCGATCGGTGCGACCGCGGGGGCGTTCCTCGGCGGCGCGTGGCTGCTCGTCTGGCCGGGGTCGGGGCTCGCCGCGTTCGCGTTCATCGGCGCCGCCGCGTTCCTGGCGACGACGATGCGCGCCCCGTTCACGGCGCTCGTCCTCGTCGTCGAGTTCACCGGGCAGGGGCCGACGATCCTCATCCCGGCGCTCCTGGCGGTCGGCGGTGCCGTGGCCGTCGGGTACGTCCTCGGGCGGCGTCGCCTGGTCGGGGTGGCGTAG
- a CDS encoding SufS family cysteine desulfurase, giving the protein MTTTVTTDPLTDAEVRAIRADFPILGQEAGGVPLVYLDSGATAQRPSQVLDAERRFLETSNSAVHRGAHTLAALATDAYEEARATVAGFIGAAAATEVVWTANATDALNLVAYGMGNASRGRGGPAAERFRLAAGDEIVVTEAEHHADLVPWQELAAATGATLRWVPVDDDGCWTAEDAGAVIGPRTRVVAFAHVSNVTGMIAPVEQVVALAHGVGALVVLDACQSAPHRPLDVGALGVDFAAFSGHKMLGPNGIGVLWGRQELLDALPPFRTGGSMITTVTMEHTEFMPAPERFEAGTQPVSQAVALAEAVRYLQGIGMDRVRAHEEALAQRLVGGLTAIPGVRVVGPGVGVPRSGLAAFDVDGVHAHDVSQVLDAQGFAVRAGHHCAQPLHRRLGLVATSRASTYVYTTEDEVDRFLEAVAGVRAYFGLSDADGRADAGAPVEVGVDR; this is encoded by the coding sequence GTGACGACGACCGTGACCACCGACCCGCTCACCGACGCCGAGGTCCGCGCCATCCGCGCCGACTTCCCGATCCTCGGTCAGGAGGCCGGCGGCGTCCCGCTCGTGTACCTCGACTCCGGGGCGACCGCGCAACGGCCGTCGCAGGTGCTCGACGCCGAACGGCGGTTCCTCGAGACGAGCAACAGCGCCGTCCACCGCGGAGCACACACGCTCGCCGCGCTCGCCACCGACGCGTACGAGGAGGCCCGGGCGACCGTCGCCGGGTTCATCGGCGCCGCTGCCGCGACCGAGGTCGTGTGGACCGCGAACGCCACCGACGCGCTCAACCTCGTCGCGTACGGCATGGGCAACGCGAGCCGAGGACGGGGCGGGCCCGCGGCCGAGCGCTTCCGGCTCGCCGCCGGCGACGAGATCGTCGTCACGGAGGCCGAACACCACGCCGACCTCGTGCCGTGGCAGGAGCTCGCGGCCGCGACCGGGGCGACGCTCCGCTGGGTCCCCGTCGACGACGACGGTTGCTGGACCGCCGAGGACGCCGGCGCGGTGATCGGACCACGGACCCGTGTCGTCGCGTTCGCGCACGTGTCGAACGTCACCGGGATGATCGCGCCGGTCGAGCAGGTCGTCGCGCTCGCCCACGGCGTCGGCGCCCTCGTCGTGCTCGACGCCTGCCAGTCCGCGCCGCACCGGCCGCTCGACGTCGGCGCCCTCGGGGTCGACTTCGCCGCGTTCTCCGGACACAAGATGCTCGGCCCGAACGGCATCGGGGTGCTCTGGGGACGCCAGGAACTCCTCGATGCGCTGCCGCCGTTCCGCACGGGTGGGTCGATGATCACGACGGTCACGATGGAGCACACCGAGTTCATGCCCGCGCCCGAGCGGTTCGAGGCCGGGACGCAGCCGGTGTCGCAGGCCGTCGCGCTCGCCGAGGCCGTCCGCTACCTGCAGGGCATCGGGATGGACCGGGTGCGGGCGCACGAGGAGGCCCTCGCCCAGCGCCTCGTCGGAGGACTCACCGCGATCCCGGGCGTCCGCGTCGTCGGGCCCGGGGTGGGCGTCCCGCGGTCGGGACTGGCGGCGTTCGACGTGGACGGGGTCCACGCGCACGACGTGTCGCAGGTGCTCGACGCGCAGGGGTTCGCCGTCCGCGCCGGGCACCACTGCGCGCAGCCGCTGCACCGCCGACTCGGCCTCGTGGCCACGAGCCGTGCGAGCACGTACGTGTACACGACCGAGGACGAGGTCGACCGGTTCCTCGAGGCCGTCGCGGGCGTCCGCGCGTACTTCGGGCTGTCGGACGCCGACGGCCGGGCGGACGCCGGCGCGCCGGTCGAGGTCGGAGTGGACCGATGA
- a CDS encoding glycerol-3-phosphate dehydrogenase/oxidase: MSKKTALRPNVAAITDRPTAQVLVVGGGINGIATFRDLALQGVDVVLVERNDYASGASAASSHMIHGGIRYLENGEFRLVRESVQERNGLIRIAPHYVKPLQTTMPVFSTFSGIMNAPLRMLTHKQRSTKERGAALIKIGMTLYDSFSRDGGSVPKHRFLTKKAALEDMPALNHDLKYTGTYYDASVHEPERLALDVLKDGLAAGTGNGSAATARSANYVEAVGTRDGGVLLRDVESGTEFVVTAPVVVNASGPWTDLTNAAFGGETAYMGGTKGSHIVVDNPELLAATKGREIFFENDDGRIVLIYPLKGRVLIGTTDIDADPAEPAVCTEEEVDYFFDLVRHVFPQIALDREHIVYRYSGIRPLPRHEDTAPGFVSRDYRIVETPIDGLGSATVLSLVGGKWTTFRALSAHLSTEVTNRLGVSRKVDTTGMPIGGGKDFPTTDSDRALWVQTHRDGLDPAAVDRLLTRYGTRATEVIDVLLDQPVVPLETDPELTTAEVAFFAEREHAVHLSDVVLRRTNLAFVGGVTIELLTELADVLATALQWTSDERDEEIAATLEELRVAHGVVVPLGSTPVAAR, translated from the coding sequence ATGTCGAAGAAGACCGCGCTGCGACCGAACGTCGCGGCCATCACCGACCGGCCCACCGCCCAGGTCCTCGTCGTCGGTGGGGGCATCAACGGCATCGCGACCTTCCGCGACCTCGCGCTGCAGGGCGTCGACGTCGTGCTCGTCGAGCGGAACGACTACGCGTCGGGGGCCTCGGCCGCGTCGAGCCACATGATCCACGGCGGCATCCGCTACCTCGAGAACGGCGAGTTCCGGCTGGTCCGCGAGTCCGTGCAGGAGCGCAACGGCCTCATCAGGATCGCCCCGCACTACGTCAAGCCGCTGCAGACCACCATGCCGGTGTTCTCCACGTTCTCGGGCATCATGAACGCCCCGCTGCGGATGCTGACGCACAAGCAGCGGTCCACCAAGGAGCGTGGCGCTGCCCTCATCAAGATCGGCATGACGCTCTACGACTCGTTCTCGCGTGACGGCGGATCCGTGCCGAAGCACCGCTTCCTCACGAAGAAGGCCGCGCTCGAGGACATGCCCGCCCTGAACCACGACCTCAAGTACACGGGCACCTACTACGACGCGTCCGTGCACGAGCCCGAGCGCCTGGCGCTCGACGTCCTCAAGGACGGGCTCGCCGCGGGTACCGGGAACGGCAGCGCCGCGACCGCCCGCTCGGCGAACTACGTCGAGGCCGTCGGCACGCGCGACGGCGGCGTCCTGCTCCGCGACGTCGAGTCTGGGACCGAGTTCGTCGTCACCGCGCCGGTCGTCGTCAACGCCTCCGGGCCGTGGACCGACCTGACGAACGCGGCGTTCGGGGGCGAGACGGCGTACATGGGCGGCACGAAGGGCTCCCACATCGTCGTCGACAACCCGGAGCTGCTCGCGGCGACGAAGGGCCGCGAGATCTTCTTCGAGAACGACGACGGCCGCATCGTGCTCATCTACCCGCTCAAGGGCCGGGTGCTCATCGGCACGACCGACATCGACGCCGACCCCGCCGAGCCCGCCGTGTGCACCGAGGAGGAGGTCGACTACTTCTTCGACCTCGTCCGGCACGTGTTCCCGCAGATCGCCCTCGACCGCGAGCACATCGTCTACCGCTACTCGGGCATCCGGCCGCTCCCCCGGCACGAGGACACCGCCCCCGGGTTCGTCTCACGTGACTACCGCATCGTCGAGACGCCGATCGACGGCCTCGGGTCCGCCACGGTGCTCTCGCTCGTCGGCGGCAAGTGGACCACGTTCCGCGCCCTGTCCGCGCACCTGTCGACCGAGGTGACGAACCGCCTCGGTGTCAGCCGGAAGGTCGACACGACGGGTATGCCGATCGGCGGCGGCAAGGACTTCCCGACGACCGACAGCGACCGCGCCCTGTGGGTGCAGACGCACCGCGACGGGCTCGACCCCGCAGCCGTGGACCGGCTCCTCACCCGGTACGGCACCCGGGCGACCGAGGTCATCGACGTGCTCCTCGACCAGCCCGTCGTGCCGCTCGAGACCGACCCCGAGCTGACCACCGCCGAGGTGGCGTTCTTCGCCGAGCGGGAGCACGCCGTGCACCTGTCCGACGTCGTGCTCCGCCGGACGAACCTGGCGTTCGTCGGCGGCGTGACGATCGAGCTCCTCACCGAGCTCGCCGACGTCCTCGCGACGGCGCTGCAGTGGACCTCCGACGAGCGCGACGAGGAGATCGCCGCGACGCTCGAGGAACTCCGCGTCGCGCACGGCGTCGTCGTCCCGCTCGGATCGACCCCGGTCGCGGCGCGCTGA
- a CDS encoding DUF4383 domain-containing protein, translating into MSDSSAHPPYAATAVQKGALIVGIVFLVVGIAGFIPGITTGSLSGAGSGSMAMLLGLFQVSVLHNIVHLAFGVVGVIAARGAGASRAYMIIGGIVYAVLWIYGLFTANHTSGANFVPLNTADNWLHLVLAVGMILLGFVLPRSRSRRDDRIRTVG; encoded by the coding sequence ATGTCCGACTCCTCCGCCCACCCGCCCTACGCCGCGACCGCCGTCCAGAAGGGCGCGCTGATCGTCGGGATCGTCTTCCTGGTCGTCGGGATCGCCGGGTTCATCCCGGGGATCACGACCGGCTCGCTGAGCGGTGCCGGATCAGGCTCGATGGCGATGTTGCTCGGCCTGTTCCAGGTGTCCGTGCTCCACAACATCGTGCACCTGGCCTTCGGTGTCGTCGGTGTCATCGCCGCCCGCGGTGCCGGTGCTTCGCGCGCGTACATGATCATCGGCGGCATCGTCTACGCCGTCCTCTGGATCTACGGCCTGTTCACCGCGAACCACACGAGCGGGGCGAACTTCGTGCCGCTCAACACGGCCGACAACTGGCTGCACCTCGTGCTCGCCGTCGGCATGATCCTGCTCGGCTTCGTGCTGCCGCGCTCGCGCAGCCGCCGGGACGACCGCATCCGCACCGTGGGCTGA
- a CDS encoding sugar-binding domain-containing protein: protein MSDAAQAVRTQQALRAAHLYYMQDLTMEAIADELGTSRSSVSRLLKYARDTGLVDIQIRSPLDQAAALSRALRTRFDVHAHVVPVPDHTSDVDRLERVALSAARILTQYIDSNMVIGISWGSTVSAISRYLVPKATHGSTIVQVNGAANTRTTGIVYASEILRRFGDAYGAVVQQFPVPAFFDDPATKAALFRERSLRPVLDLHQRMDLVLFGVGSPQALVPSHVYSGGYLDPADREELKRDGVVGDVTTVFYRADGSWRDIGLNARAGAPDLDTLKRAPRRICVVAGRSKVTSLEGALAAGLVTDLIVDESAGQALLGS from the coding sequence ATGAGCGACGCGGCACAGGCGGTGCGGACGCAACAGGCGCTCCGCGCCGCGCACCTGTACTACATGCAGGACCTGACGATGGAGGCCATCGCCGACGAACTCGGGACGTCCCGGTCGTCCGTCTCGCGGCTGCTCAAGTACGCCCGCGACACCGGGCTCGTCGACATCCAGATCCGGTCCCCGCTCGACCAGGCCGCGGCCCTGAGCCGTGCCCTGCGCACCCGGTTCGACGTGCACGCGCACGTCGTGCCCGTGCCCGACCACACGAGCGACGTCGACCGGCTCGAACGCGTCGCGCTCTCCGCCGCCCGGATCCTGACGCAGTACATCGACTCGAACATGGTGATCGGGATCTCGTGGGGCTCGACGGTGAGTGCGATCAGCCGGTACCTCGTGCCGAAGGCGACGCACGGCTCGACGATCGTGCAGGTGAACGGTGCGGCCAACACACGCACGACCGGCATCGTCTACGCCAGCGAGATCCTCCGCCGCTTCGGCGACGCGTACGGGGCGGTCGTCCAGCAGTTCCCGGTCCCGGCGTTCTTCGACGACCCGGCGACGAAGGCCGCGCTGTTCCGCGAGCGGAGCCTCCGTCCGGTGCTCGACCTGCACCAGCGCATGGACCTCGTGCTGTTCGGGGTCGGCTCGCCCCAGGCCCTCGTCCCGAGCCACGTGTACTCGGGCGGGTACCTCGACCCGGCCGACCGCGAGGAGCTCAAGCGCGACGGCGTCGTCGGCGACGTCACGACGGTGTTCTACCGAGCCGACGGTTCCTGGCGGGACATCGGCCTGAACGCCCGCGCCGGTGCGCCGGACCTCGACACCCTGAAGCGCGCGCCGCGGCGGATCTGCGTCGTCGCGGGGCGCTCGAAGGTCACGAGCCTCGAGGGGGCGCTGGCGGCCGGGCTCGTGACGGACCTCATCGTCGACGAGAGCGCGGGACAGGCGCTGCTCGGCTCCTGA
- a CDS encoding iron-containing redox enzyme family protein has product MAVLDAADVLTQTPMPYPAPRGPLGEAIRAVLTERPDADRSALTDTARRAIADAEDLIRDDDVQSSLFVLQELAYGGIQGVDDRFEWDPDLLAVRAVLEEAFEAELRRRVPMPERPEPTADAVAAALFAMTSADSGPSLSRYVARKATLEQVRDLLVNRTVYTLKEADPHSWAIPRLTGRAKAALVEIQSDEYGGGRPKRMHSAIFARTVRAAGLDDSYGAYVDAVSALTLATNTMMSLFGQHRRLRGATVGHLAAYEMTSSIPNKLYGDGFRRLGFDEDATWYFDEHVEADAVHEQIAGRDLAGGLVEAEPALLDDVLFGAAASLTVDGWAAAELLEAYQAGRSSLRAPVQVAAPSLQAG; this is encoded by the coding sequence ATGGCCGTCCTCGACGCTGCCGACGTCCTCACCCAGACCCCGATGCCGTATCCGGCACCGCGCGGGCCGCTCGGCGAGGCGATCCGCGCCGTGCTCACCGAGCGTCCGGACGCCGACCGATCCGCGCTCACCGACACCGCCCGCCGCGCGATCGCCGACGCCGAGGACCTCATCCGCGACGACGACGTGCAGAGCAGCCTCTTCGTGCTCCAGGAGCTCGCGTACGGGGGCATCCAGGGTGTCGACGACCGCTTCGAGTGGGACCCGGACCTCCTCGCGGTGCGTGCCGTGCTCGAGGAGGCGTTCGAGGCCGAGCTCCGCCGCAGGGTGCCGATGCCCGAGCGACCCGAGCCGACCGCGGACGCCGTCGCGGCGGCCCTGTTCGCGATGACCTCCGCCGACTCGGGGCCGAGCCTCTCGCGCTACGTCGCGCGGAAGGCCACGCTCGAGCAGGTCCGCGACCTCCTCGTGAACCGGACGGTCTACACGCTCAAGGAGGCCGACCCGCACTCCTGGGCGATCCCGCGCCTGACCGGCCGCGCCAAGGCCGCGCTCGTCGAGATCCAGTCGGACGAGTACGGCGGGGGCCGGCCGAAGCGCATGCACTCCGCGATCTTCGCCCGCACCGTCCGTGCCGCCGGACTCGACGACTCCTACGGCGCGTACGTCGACGCCGTGTCGGCGCTGACGCTCGCGACGAACACGATGATGAGCCTGTTCGGGCAGCACCGTCGGTTGCGCGGTGCGACCGTCGGGCACCTGGCGGCGTACGAGATGACCTCGTCCATCCCCAACAAGCTGTACGGGGACGGTTTCCGGCGCCTCGGCTTCGACGAGGACGCCACGTGGTACTTCGACGAGCACGTCGAGGCCGACGCGGTCCACGAGCAGATCGCCGGGCGCGACCTCGCGGGCGGCCTCGTCGAGGCCGAGCCCGCGCTCCTCGACGACGTGCTGTTCGGCGCCGCCGCGTCGCTCACCGTCGACGGCTGGGCCGCCGCCGAACTGCTCGAGGCGTACCAGGCCGGGCGGTCCTCGCTCCGCGCACCGGTGCAGGTGGCCGCACCGTCCCTCCAGGCCGGATGA
- a CDS encoding Rv0909 family putative TA system antitoxin, which produces MAGFDDISKKAQEFLGNDKVKNALRSEQAEGLSDKVLDAVQGAVDKATGGKYSDQLKGARDQADKHIGKVVGPGGDDRGHDAQAHGDHGVAGHGGHAAHGAPDQEHDGGPHHGDGSGKHKA; this is translated from the coding sequence ATGGCCGGGTTCGATGACATCAGCAAGAAGGCCCAGGAGTTCCTGGGCAACGACAAGGTGAAGAACGCCCTCCGCAGCGAGCAGGCCGAGGGCCTCAGCGACAAGGTGCTCGACGCGGTGCAGGGCGCGGTGGACAAGGCCACCGGCGGCAAGTACAGCGACCAGCTCAAGGGCGCGCGGGACCAGGCCGACAAGCACATCGGCAAGGTCGTGGGGCCAGGAGGGGACGACCGGGGGCACGACGCGCAGGCGCACGGCGACCACGGCGTGGCGGGTCACGGGGGCCACGCGGCGCACGGCGCACCGGACCAGGAGCACGACGGCGGGCCGCACCACGGCGACGGATCGGGCAAGCACAAGGCCTGA
- a CDS encoding CDGSH iron-sulfur domain-containing protein: MTHDPDIEIVACPDGPLLVRGDVRITNPDGEDLPRRRRTVALCRCGKSMLKPYCDGTHKIIGFRTEPELPATDVAADPV, encoded by the coding sequence ATGACCCACGACCCCGACATCGAGATCGTCGCGTGCCCCGACGGGCCGCTCCTCGTGCGCGGCGACGTCCGCATCACGAACCCCGACGGCGAGGACCTGCCCCGCCGCCGACGCACGGTCGCGCTCTGCCGGTGCGGCAAGTCGATGCTCAAGCCGTACTGCGACGGGACGCACAAGATCATCGGCTTCCGGACCGAGCCGGAGCTGCCCGCCACGGACGTCGCGGCCGACCCGGTCTGA
- the ald gene encoding alanine dehydrogenase: MLIGVPTEVKNNEFRVAVTPAGVAELTLHGHRVLVQAGAGAGSAFADDEYADAGAEVVPDAAAVWGAADMVLKVKEPVASEYPLIRPGQVLFTYLHLAADRALTEALRASGATAIAYETVQLPDRSLPLLSPMSEIAGRLAAQVGANQLMRTAGGRGLLLGGVPGTPKGRVVVIGGGVAGEHAAAMALGLGAEVTVIDIALPRLRALDARFDGRVTTLRSSSYAIAEALRDADLVIGSVLIPGAAAPKLVTDAMVADMRPGSVLVDIAIDQGGCFEGSRPTTHDDPTFAVHGSMYYCVANMPGAVPRTSTISLTNATLPYAVAIADAGWERALAADPSLAKGLNVHAGAVVNAAVAAAHGLEVATA, encoded by the coding sequence ATGCTGATCGGTGTCCCCACCGAGGTGAAGAACAACGAGTTCCGGGTCGCCGTGACCCCGGCGGGCGTCGCCGAGCTCACCCTGCACGGGCACCGGGTGCTCGTGCAGGCCGGCGCGGGCGCGGGCAGTGCCTTCGCCGATGACGAGTACGCGGACGCCGGTGCCGAGGTCGTCCCCGACGCCGCCGCCGTGTGGGGTGCCGCGGACATGGTGCTCAAGGTGAAGGAACCCGTCGCGAGCGAGTACCCGCTCATCCGGCCCGGTCAGGTGCTGTTCACCTACCTGCACCTCGCGGCGGACCGGGCGCTCACCGAGGCGCTCCGGGCGTCCGGCGCAACGGCGATCGCGTACGAGACGGTGCAGCTGCCCGACCGGTCGCTGCCCCTGCTCTCGCCGATGTCGGAGATCGCCGGGCGGCTCGCCGCACAGGTGGGCGCGAACCAGCTCATGCGCACCGCGGGCGGTCGTGGCCTGCTGCTCGGCGGCGTGCCCGGGACCCCGAAGGGCCGCGTCGTCGTCATCGGCGGCGGGGTCGCCGGCGAACACGCGGCGGCGATGGCCCTCGGGCTCGGCGCCGAGGTCACCGTCATCGACATCGCGCTCCCGCGCCTCCGTGCCCTCGACGCGCGGTTCGACGGCCGCGTGACCACCCTCCGTTCGAGCAGCTACGCGATCGCCGAGGCCCTGCGTGACGCGGACCTCGTGATCGGCTCGGTGCTCATCCCCGGGGCCGCCGCGCCGAAGCTCGTGACCGACGCCATGGTCGCGGACATGCGCCCCGGCTCCGTGCTCGTCGACATCGCGATCGACCAGGGCGGTTGCTTCGAGGGCTCCCGGCCCACCACGCACGACGACCCGACGTTCGCGGTGCACGGCTCGATGTACTACTGCGTCGCGAACATGCCCGGCGCGGTGCCGCGGACGAGCACGATCTCGCTGACGAACGCGACCCTGCCGTACGCGGTCGCGATCGCCGACGCCGGCTGGGAGCGGGCGCTCGCCGCGGACCCGTCGCTCGCGAAGGGCCTCAACGTGCACGCCGGCGCCGTCGTCAACGCGGCCGTCGCCGCTGCGCACGGCCTCGAGGTCGCCACGGCCTGA
- a CDS encoding glycosyltransferase, translating to MTARGGGPRPVGHAADGGAERLPAEYVLPLRWDDDTDPTELAAYLARLVGVVDVTVVDGSSTVAVERHRAAFPPGVRLLPPRDRAGRNGKVRGVVTGVETARHDAVVVADDDVRYDEPALARVVAQLADAEVVRPQNHFDPSPWHARWDTGRTLLNRALGSDWPGTLGVRRGVLLATGGYDGDVLFENCELVRTVLAVGGRQVRLDDCFVARRPPTVRHFLGQRVRQAYDSWAQPLRLALELAVLPAALLAVRRPRRLVAGAITVVGLAELGRRRAGGTAVFPPTAALWSPLWLAERAVCSWLAVVARARGGVRYAGERLPRAATPLPLLADASPVSAP from the coding sequence ATGACCGCACGCGGCGGGGGTCCCCGTCCCGTCGGCCACGCCGCCGACGGCGGCGCCGAGCGCCTGCCGGCCGAGTACGTCCTGCCGCTCCGGTGGGACGACGACACCGACCCGACGGAACTCGCCGCCTACCTGGCGCGCCTCGTCGGGGTCGTCGACGTCACCGTCGTCGACGGCTCGTCGACGGTCGCGGTCGAACGGCACCGCGCCGCGTTCCCGCCGGGGGTCCGGCTGCTGCCGCCACGGGACCGGGCCGGGAGGAACGGCAAGGTCCGCGGGGTCGTCACCGGTGTCGAGACGGCCCGGCACGACGCGGTCGTGGTGGCGGACGACGACGTCCGGTACGACGAGCCCGCGCTCGCCCGCGTCGTCGCGCAGCTCGCCGACGCGGAGGTCGTCCGGCCGCAGAACCACTTCGACCCGTCGCCGTGGCACGCCCGCTGGGACACCGGCCGCACGCTGCTCAACCGCGCGCTCGGGTCGGACTGGCCCGGGACGCTCGGCGTCCGACGCGGGGTGCTGCTCGCGACGGGCGGGTACGACGGGGACGTCCTGTTCGAGAACTGCGAGCTCGTCCGGACCGTGCTGGCCGTCGGGGGTCGACAGGTCCGCCTCGACGACTGCTTCGTCGCGCGCCGACCGCCGACGGTCCGGCACTTCCTGGGGCAGCGTGTGCGCCAGGCGTACGACTCGTGGGCGCAACCGCTCCGGCTCGCCCTGGAACTCGCCGTCCTGCCCGCGGCGCTGCTCGCCGTGCGTCGACCGCGGCGGCTCGTGGCCGGGGCGATCACCGTGGTCGGGCTCGCCGAACTCGGCCGCCGCCGCGCCGGGGGGACCGCCGTGTTCCCGCCGACCGCGGCGCTGTGGTCGCCGCTGTGGCTCGCCGAGCGCGCGGTGTGCTCCTGGCTCGCCGTCGTCGCCCGGGCCCGCGGCGGCGTGCGGTACGCGGGCGAACGGCTCCCGCGCGCGGCCACCCCGTTGCCCCTGCTCGCCGACGCCTCGCCGGTGTCGGCTCCGTGA